One Ignavibacterium album JCM 16511 genomic region harbors:
- the ispG gene encoding (E)-4-hydroxy-3-methylbut-2-enyl-diphosphate synthase, giving the protein METKIENLKKYCNSLTKYSRYKTREVYIGDIPLGGNNPIRIQSMTTTDTMNTEATVAQTIRMVEAGCEYVRITAPSINEARNLENIKNELRKRGYKVPLIADIHFTPNAAELAARIVEKVRINPGNYVDKKKFELIEYTDAEYEAELERIREKFVPLVRICKEYGTAMRIGTNHGSLSDRIMSRYGDTPLGMVESALEFLRICEDEGYHNIVLSMKASNPQVMVQAYRLLVNKMEAEGMNYPLHLGVTEAGGGEDGRIKSALGIGTLLEDGLGDTIRVSLTEDPEFEAPVAISLANRYEGRENHEPIKPIDESPIDPFNYNRRKTFEVLGIGGTNVPRVFADYSNRKIISQKDLEDIGYTYDEPSDKWYLSDTAADLIYLGKNILPFDCPNGLKAIYDFEIWQKLENKYNSYPVFDFGNYTRTVNKSDELNFVKIKSDLIDDEKLKSIKNDNTAVLILETHNLHGMADQRRVFFELIKQDIHNPVIIKRDYNKTSFENLQLYSSTDLGALLIDGFGDGVWLNVNELTSIEAESGLYVKSFIRKSESKEKVINRLLFNILQAARQRISKTEYIACPSCGRTLFDLQETTEMIRKRTEHLKGVKIAIMGCIVNGPGEMADADYGYVGSGVDKITLYREKNIVRRNIPTKNAVDELINLIKEDGKWVEP; this is encoded by the coding sequence ATGGAAACTAAAATTGAAAATCTGAAAAAATATTGTAATAGTTTAACCAAATATTCAAGATATAAAACAAGAGAAGTTTATATTGGCGATATTCCTTTGGGTGGAAACAATCCCATCAGAATTCAATCTATGACAACCACCGACACAATGAATACCGAAGCCACTGTTGCCCAAACAATCAGAATGGTTGAAGCTGGTTGCGAATATGTCAGAATAACAGCCCCAAGTATAAATGAGGCAAGAAATCTTGAAAATATAAAAAATGAACTTCGCAAAAGAGGGTATAAAGTTCCTTTAATTGCTGACATTCACTTTACTCCAAATGCTGCTGAACTTGCCGCAAGAATTGTCGAGAAAGTTCGCATCAATCCCGGCAATTATGTTGATAAGAAAAAATTTGAACTGATTGAATACACTGATGCAGAATATGAAGCAGAACTTGAAAGAATTAGAGAAAAGTTTGTTCCGTTGGTTCGTATTTGTAAAGAGTATGGAACTGCGATGCGAATTGGAACAAATCACGGCTCATTATCAGATAGAATTATGAGTCGTTATGGAGATACTCCTCTTGGCATGGTCGAGAGTGCACTTGAGTTTTTAAGAATATGTGAAGATGAAGGATATCACAACATTGTCCTTTCGATGAAAGCTAGTAACCCTCAGGTTATGGTTCAGGCATATCGGCTTCTTGTTAACAAAATGGAAGCAGAAGGAATGAATTATCCGCTTCATTTGGGAGTAACAGAAGCAGGTGGCGGAGAAGATGGAAGAATAAAATCTGCATTAGGAATCGGAACTTTGCTTGAAGATGGTTTGGGCGATACCATTCGTGTTTCTCTGACAGAAGATCCTGAATTTGAAGCTCCAGTTGCAATATCTCTCGCAAACAGATACGAGGGAAGAGAAAATCACGAACCAATAAAACCGATTGATGAATCACCGATTGACCCATTCAATTACAACAGAAGAAAAACCTTTGAAGTTCTTGGCATAGGTGGTACCAATGTTCCAAGAGTGTTTGCAGATTATTCAAACCGAAAAATAATTTCTCAGAAAGATTTAGAAGATATTGGTTACACTTACGATGAACCAAGTGATAAGTGGTATTTGTCCGATACTGCCGCTGATTTAATCTATTTAGGTAAAAATATCTTACCTTTTGACTGTCCAAATGGTTTAAAGGCTATTTATGATTTCGAAATCTGGCAGAAGCTTGAAAATAAATACAACAGTTATCCGGTTTTTGATTTCGGGAATTACACTCGGACTGTTAATAAGTCAGATGAGTTAAATTTTGTAAAAATCAAATCTGATTTAATTGATGATGAAAAGTTAAAATCAATTAAGAATGATAACACCGCTGTTTTAATTTTAGAAACACATAATCTTCATGGAATGGCTGATCAACGCAGAGTATTTTTTGAGTTGATAAAGCAAGATATTCATAACCCCGTAATTATAAAAAGAGATTATAACAAAACTTCATTTGAGAATCTCCAGCTTTATTCCTCAACAGATCTTGGCGCATTATTGATTGATGGATTTGGCGATGGCGTATGGTTAAATGTTAATGAACTTACAAGCATAGAAGCAGAATCGGGATTGTATGTTAAAAGCTTTATAAGGAAATCTGAATCCAAAGAAAAAGTAATAAACCGATTGTTATTCAATATTCTTCAGGCGGCAAGACAGAGAATTTCCAAGACAGAATACATTGCTTGTCCAAGCTGCGGAAGAACATTATTTGACCTTCAGGAAACCACTGAAATGATAAGAAAAAGAACTGAACATCTCAAAGGTGTTAAAATAGCAATTATGGGTTGTATCGTGAATGGACCTGGTGAAATGGCAGATGCCGATTATGGTTATGTAGGTTCCGGTGTAGATAAAATTACGCTTTACCGCGAAAAAAATATAGTCAGAAGGAATATTCCGACAAAAAACGCTGTAGATGAGCTTATCAATCTCATCAAAGAAGATGGGAAATGGGTTGAGCCGTGA
- the dnaG gene encoding DNA primase gives MRISESKIEEIRNAANIVDVVSEYVQLRKRGRNYIGLCPFHSEKTPSFTVSDEKQIYHCFGCHNGGNVFKFLMEYKKISFVEAVQELADQYGIELNFDDSIPEGQSEQETLFDINTEVARYFSNNLLNDDEGQIAREYFQKRNIKVQTMRAFGLGYALNGWENLVSFLKQKNIDLEKALQLGLIGRNKDGRVYDKLAGRIIFPIFSPNGRVVAFAGRKLREDDTGAKYINSPESIIYVKGRVLYGLSFAKDEIRKLDKAIIVEGYMDLISLYQAGIKNVVAVSGTALTDEQAQLLSRYTKNVVLLFDADTAGIAASMRSIEILLRKDFDVKIATLPAGEDPDSFVNKYGKEEFEETIKRAENFLEYQTAYFEKQGMFVDPTKAAEAIRELVKPIAIIDDELKRNILIKAISKKFNLREKLLEKELEKALEQEKKIARTQTQRIYKEENISQKVLIPEKIKSIPPQFYNIEKEIIKLLFENDSVIIELILQHIEQENLELEIHRTVFEKIKTYFSEQGNSNPADLISLFDDETQAYLREITIEQHTLSHTWFEKHPSINSENNLYRYAADIITKFRQLHIELKISENQKAIENADSEEIALNLMRENQELERKKREIKIEVHGQNF, from the coding sequence ATGAGAATATCCGAGTCTAAAATAGAAGAAATCCGGAATGCTGCAAACATTGTTGATGTAGTATCTGAGTATGTGCAATTAAGAAAAAGAGGACGAAATTACATTGGACTTTGTCCTTTCCACTCAGAAAAAACTCCATCATTTACAGTCAGCGACGAAAAACAAATTTATCATTGTTTCGGCTGCCACAATGGTGGAAATGTTTTTAAGTTTTTGATGGAATACAAAAAGATTTCCTTCGTTGAAGCTGTTCAGGAACTTGCGGATCAATATGGTATCGAGCTGAATTTCGATGATTCGATTCCAGAAGGTCAATCAGAACAGGAGACACTTTTCGATATTAACACCGAAGTTGCAAGATATTTTTCAAACAATCTTTTGAATGATGATGAAGGTCAGATTGCGAGAGAATATTTTCAGAAAAGAAATATAAAAGTTCAGACTATGAGAGCATTTGGTTTGGGATATGCTCTGAACGGCTGGGAAAATCTTGTAAGTTTTCTGAAACAAAAAAATATCGATTTGGAAAAAGCTCTTCAGCTCGGTTTAATTGGCAGAAACAAAGACGGAAGAGTTTACGATAAACTTGCCGGCAGAATAATATTCCCGATATTCTCACCAAACGGAAGAGTAGTAGCATTTGCAGGAAGAAAACTTCGCGAAGATGATACTGGCGCAAAATATATCAATTCACCCGAATCGATTATTTATGTAAAGGGAAGAGTTTTATACGGACTTTCTTTTGCAAAAGATGAAATACGAAAACTTGATAAAGCAATTATTGTTGAAGGTTATATGGACTTGATTTCTCTTTATCAGGCGGGAATTAAAAATGTTGTTGCTGTTTCCGGCACAGCTTTAACCGATGAACAGGCACAATTACTTTCTCGTTATACAAAGAATGTTGTTTTGCTCTTTGATGCTGATACAGCGGGAATAGCTGCTTCAATGAGAAGCATAGAAATTCTTTTGCGTAAAGATTTTGATGTTAAGATTGCTACACTTCCTGCTGGCGAAGATCCCGACTCGTTTGTAAATAAATACGGCAAAGAAGAATTTGAAGAAACAATTAAGCGTGCTGAAAATTTTCTTGAGTATCAGACAGCTTATTTCGAAAAGCAGGGAATGTTTGTTGATCCGACAAAAGCTGCAGAGGCAATCCGTGAGTTGGTAAAACCAATTGCAATCATAGATGATGAGTTAAAGCGAAACATTCTGATTAAAGCGATTTCAAAAAAATTTAATCTAAGAGAAAAGCTCCTTGAGAAAGAACTTGAAAAAGCGCTTGAACAAGAAAAGAAAATAGCAAGAACACAGACGCAGAGAATTTATAAGGAAGAAAATATCTCGCAGAAAGTTTTAATACCTGAAAAGATTAAGTCCATACCGCCTCAGTTTTATAATATTGAGAAGGAAATAATCAAACTTCTTTTTGAAAATGATTCGGTTATTATCGAATTAATATTGCAGCATATTGAACAGGAAAATTTAGAATTGGAAATTCACAGAACTGTTTTTGAAAAGATTAAGACTTACTTTAGCGAGCAAGGAAATTCGAATCCTGCCGATTTAATTTCTTTATTCGATGACGAGACACAAGCATACCTCCGAGAAATTACAATTGAACAGCATACATTAAGTCACACCTGGTTCGAAAAACATCCTTCAATTAACTCAGAGAATAATCTTTACAGATACGCTGCTGATATTATTACAAAATTCAGACAATTACATATAGAGTTGAAAATATCCGAAAATCAAAAAGCAATCGAAAATGCTGACAGCGAAGAAATTGCTTTGAATTTGATGAGAGAAAATCAGGAACTGGAAAGAAAGAAAAGAGAAATAAAAATAGAGGTTCACGGACAAAATTTTTAA
- a CDS encoding 4Fe-4S binding protein yields the protein MHLSNSEIKYRQAKTGKLMIEILPDRCDFCGCCVGVCPEDAIELKEAEIFIIDLRCTNCAKCVWSCPIEVIKFNKEGVVVK from the coding sequence ATGCACTTGTCTAATTCAGAAATAAAATATCGTCAGGCAAAAACCGGAAAACTAATGATAGAAATTCTTCCGGACAGATGTGACTTTTGTGGTTGCTGTGTTGGAGTATGTCCGGAGGATGCAATAGAATTGAAAGAGGCCGAAATTTTTATAATTGATCTGAGATGTACAAATTGTGCAAAATGCGTTTGGTCCTGTCCGATTGAAGTGATTAAGTTTAATAAGGAAGGAGTTGTTGTAAAATAG
- a CDS encoding four helix bundle protein — MGTFRNLKVYQKAFKLAMDIFDLTKTFPDEEKYGLTTQIRKSSRSVCSSIAEAYRKRKYPAHFVSKITDADMENSETQVWLDFSFNCNYINKSIYDEFVLTSEEIGKMLNHMIQYPEKYE; from the coding sequence ATGGGTACTTTTAGGAATTTGAAGGTTTATCAAAAAGCATTCAAATTAGCGATGGATATTTTTGATCTGACAAAAACTTTTCCCGATGAAGAAAAGTATGGATTAACTACACAGATTAGAAAATCTTCCCGAAGTGTTTGCTCTTCAATTGCAGAAGCATATCGAAAAAGAAAATATCCGGCACATTTTGTTTCTAAAATAACAGACGCTGATATGGAAAATTCCGAAACGCAGGTTTGGTTGGATTTTTCATTTAATTGTAATTATATAAACAAAAGTATCTATGATGAATTTGTTTTAACATCAGAAGAAATCGGAAAAATGTTAAATCATATGATTCAGTATCCGGAAAAATATGAATAA
- a CDS encoding NAD(P)/FAD-dependent oxidoreductase, whose product MLKQYDIIVVGAGPAGSMAARFAAERGVSVLMLEKDRDVGYPVRCGEAISKAGVEEFIPSDDKWIAARISKFSFNAPDGTEVIIEFGEAGYVLERRIFDYELARTAAEAGAEILTRAYVNGLILDNDGKVCGVKYEYNGEQKEIQSKIVIAADGVESRVGRWAGLKTHIDFRDMESAVQITAANIPVDQNTLYFYFGKDVAPNGYFWIFPKGHNKANIGLGVSGIIGKKKSAQSFLDDFMSKHYPNAPVLTKIAGGVPCSITLDKISAPGIMLVGDAARQVNPLSGGGIASGMIGGSIAGRIAAEAIKMNKPDHILSYDKTWHDRLGKRHETFNRIKEGIYNFSDEKFNSIAHSILKIPIEKRTLGKVFTTALMNNPSLLVDIAKVFVV is encoded by the coding sequence ATGCTTAAACAATACGACATAATAGTAGTCGGTGCGGGACCTGCAGGAAGTATGGCTGCAAGATTTGCTGCAGAAAGAGGAGTATCCGTGCTTATGCTGGAGAAGGACAGAGATGTTGGCTATCCGGTACGATGTGGTGAAGCTATAAGTAAAGCCGGCGTTGAAGAATTTATTCCAAGCGATGATAAATGGATTGCAGCACGAATAAGTAAATTTTCGTTTAATGCCCCCGATGGAACAGAAGTAATAATTGAATTTGGTGAAGCTGGTTATGTACTTGAGAGGAGAATTTTTGATTATGAACTTGCAAGAACAGCAGCTGAAGCAGGCGCTGAAATTTTAACCAGAGCTTATGTGAATGGATTGATTCTCGATAATGATGGAAAAGTATGCGGAGTAAAATATGAATACAATGGTGAACAAAAAGAAATTCAATCAAAAATAGTAATTGCCGCCGACGGTGTTGAGTCAAGAGTTGGCAGATGGGCAGGACTTAAAACTCATATTGATTTCCGTGATATGGAAAGTGCTGTCCAAATTACTGCTGCTAATATACCTGTTGATCAGAACACGCTTTATTTTTATTTCGGTAAAGATGTTGCACCAAACGGATATTTCTGGATTTTTCCTAAAGGCCATAATAAAGCAAATATTGGTTTGGGAGTAAGTGGAATTATCGGCAAAAAAAAATCAGCACAATCCTTTCTTGATGATTTTATGAGCAAACATTATCCCAATGCACCTGTTCTGACTAAAATAGCTGGCGGAGTTCCTTGCTCAATCACACTTGATAAAATTTCAGCACCGGGCATTATGCTTGTCGGTGATGCTGCCAGACAAGTTAATCCTTTAAGTGGCGGTGGGATAGCGAGCGGTATGATTGGTGGTTCAATAGCCGGAAGAATAGCTGCCGAAGCAATTAAAATGAACAAGCCAGATCACATTCTGAGTTATGATAAAACCTGGCACGACAGACTCGGTAAACGACATGAAACTTTTAACAGAATTAAAGAAGGCATATATAATTTTTCTGATGAAAAGTTTAACAGCATCGCACATTCAATTCTAAAAATTCCTATCGAAAAAAGAACACTTGGTAAAGTGTTTACAACTGCGCTGATGAACAATCCGTCTTTACTTGTTGATATTGCTAAAGTGTTTGTAGTTTAA
- a CDS encoding type II toxin-antitoxin system HigB family toxin produces the protein MRVIAIKKLQNFWKKHPDSEQPLRAWYSEAINADWNSPNDIKKYYRTASILKNNRVVFNIKGNDYRLVVAINYLYKVIYIRFIGTHKEYDKINS, from the coding sequence GTGAGAGTTATAGCTATTAAAAAACTTCAAAATTTCTGGAAAAAGCATCCTGATTCTGAACAACCTTTGCGGGCTTGGTACTCAGAAGCAATTAATGCAGATTGGAATAGCCCAAATGATATTAAAAAATATTATAGAACTGCAAGTATCTTAAAAAACAACAGAGTGGTTTTTAATATCAAGGGAAATGATTACAGGTTAGTAGTTGCAATAAATTATTTATATAAAGTTATTTATATCAGGTTTATTGGCACACATAAAGAGTACGATAAAATAAATTCTTAG
- a CDS encoding helix-turn-helix domain-containing protein, which produces MKIRVIKNKKDYEVALKTIDELWNSKPNTEEGDLLELLLTLVEVYEQKHYKISPPDPIEAIKFRMEQLGLKQSDIADVIGGKNRVSEILNRKRELTAKMMRDLHKKFNIPAESLLS; this is translated from the coding sequence ATGAAGATAAGAGTAATTAAAAACAAAAAAGACTACGAGGTAGCACTTAAAACAATTGATGAACTTTGGAATTCAAAACCAAATACTGAGGAAGGTGATTTGCTTGAGCTGCTATTAACCCTTGTTGAAGTTTATGAGCAAAAGCATTATAAAATCAGCCCTCCCGATCCAATTGAAGCGATTAAATTCAGAATGGAGCAGTTAGGTCTTAAACAATCTGATATAGCAGATGTTATTGGCGGTAAAAACAGAGTATCGGAAATTTTAAATCGTAAAAGAGAATTAACTGCTAAAATGATGAGAGATTTACATAAAAAATTTAATATTCCTGCCGAATCTCTGTTATCGTAA
- a CDS encoding TonB-dependent receptor → MKYIKIYLVIFLSSSNIFAQNGSGEIVGSVIDAVTKQPLIGANVIILGTNFGAATDINGKYSIKNVPAEMYQLRASVIGYINRVKTDVMVQPGKQTQVDFELSPQAIEIENVVVTADYFGKNILEPTSVRNFSYEELRRSPGGFEDVIRALSVLPGVAQADAGRNDLIVRGGAPSENLYLVDGIEVPNINHFGTQGATGGPLSYINLDFVKETSFSTGGFPVLYGDKLSSVLKINLRNGRTDRIGGKATISASQFGLNAEGPLFNDKSSFIFSARRSYLDFIFKSAGFSFVPEYYDVLTKADYKLDNINSFSFLFVSAFDNVNFFNDDEDKRYDNSRILGSDQIQYFTGFSYQRLFSNGFMNLSIGRNYTDYDTQQSDSLLNPIFKNKSKEEENNLRLDVVHKFSSVTEMNFGATARLIEFDADILFPTFVTSFGDSLPITLLNKSENFFKGASYLNFNFLLMSRITTNLGARVDYFNAIKNKLYFSPRFSVSYMLTPITNLNFSTGIYYQAPSYIWLIADEKNRELKNVKVNQYVLGFDHKLNEDALLKVEGFYKDYSNYPTSLVRPYLVLANTGAGFSGSDDNFSSFGLEPLVSSGYGKSRGVELSVQKKLSNTPYYGILSLTYSKTDFTSLDGIERDGTYDQNWIFNISGGYKIDKYWEVSTKFRFASGRPYTPFQFDGSQLVYDYNSRRLKSAHSLDIRVDKRWFFSGWTLITYVDIQNIYNRKNPGGIRWDRREQRVDETSAIGILPSIGISAEF, encoded by the coding sequence ATGAAATACATTAAAATTTATTTGGTTATATTTTTATCATCATCAAATATTTTTGCTCAAAATGGTTCCGGAGAAATTGTTGGTTCTGTAATTGATGCAGTGACCAAGCAACCTCTTATTGGGGCAAATGTAATAATATTAGGAACCAATTTTGGCGCAGCGACTGATATCAACGGGAAGTATTCAATTAAAAATGTCCCCGCAGAAATGTATCAGTTGAGAGCTTCGGTAATTGGATACATTAACAGAGTGAAAACTGATGTAATGGTTCAACCGGGAAAACAAACCCAGGTGGATTTTGAACTATCTCCACAGGCAATTGAAATAGAAAATGTTGTAGTCACTGCAGATTACTTTGGTAAAAATATTCTTGAACCAACAAGTGTAAGAAATTTCAGTTATGAAGAATTAAGAAGAAGTCCCGGTGGATTTGAAGATGTAATAAGAGCACTATCTGTTCTTCCCGGAGTTGCGCAAGCGGATGCCGGCAGAAACGATTTAATTGTTCGCGGCGGTGCTCCATCAGAGAATCTTTATCTTGTTGATGGTATTGAAGTTCCAAATATAAACCACTTCGGAACGCAAGGAGCTACTGGTGGACCATTAAGTTATATCAATCTTGATTTTGTAAAAGAGACTTCATTTTCGACTGGTGGATTTCCGGTTCTGTACGGCGATAAACTTTCTTCCGTGCTAAAAATTAATCTCCGGAATGGTAGAACTGATCGGATTGGCGGAAAAGCAACAATCTCAGCTTCGCAGTTCGGATTAAATGCAGAAGGACCATTGTTTAATGATAAATCTTCGTTCATCTTTTCAGCCAGAAGAAGTTATCTCGATTTTATATTTAAGTCAGCTGGATTTTCATTTGTGCCAGAATATTATGATGTGCTTACTAAAGCCGATTATAAACTCGATAACATAAATTCTTTCTCTTTTCTTTTTGTAAGTGCATTTGATAATGTAAACTTCTTTAATGATGATGAAGATAAGCGATATGATAACTCCAGAATTTTAGGAAGTGATCAGATTCAGTATTTCACGGGATTTAGTTATCAGAGACTTTTCAGCAATGGTTTTATGAATTTATCAATAGGTAGAAATTATACAGACTACGATACACAACAGAGTGATTCATTATTAAATCCGATATTTAAGAACAAATCCAAGGAGGAAGAAAATAATCTAAGATTAGATGTCGTTCATAAATTTTCTTCCGTTACTGAAATGAATTTTGGTGCAACTGCCAGGCTAATTGAGTTTGATGCAGATATTCTTTTCCCAACATTCGTTACTTCCTTCGGTGATTCATTGCCGATTACTTTACTTAACAAGTCTGAAAATTTCTTCAAAGGAGCATCTTATCTTAATTTTAATTTTCTTCTGATGAGTAGAATTACCACAAATCTTGGAGCCAGAGTTGATTACTTTAACGCAATTAAAAATAAATTGTACTTCAGCCCAAGATTTTCCGTTTCATATATGCTCACGCCAATAACTAATTTGAACTTCAGCACAGGAATTTATTATCAGGCACCTTCATATATCTGGCTTATTGCCGATGAAAAAAACCGCGAGTTAAAAAATGTTAAAGTAAATCAATATGTGCTTGGCTTTGATCATAAACTAAACGAAGATGCTCTGCTGAAAGTTGAAGGATTTTATAAGGATTATTCAAATTATCCGACAAGTCTTGTCAGACCTTATTTAGTTCTTGCCAATACAGGTGCCGGCTTCTCAGGAAGCGATGATAACTTTTCTTCATTCGGATTAGAACCCTTGGTAAGTAGTGGTTATGGTAAATCTCGTGGAGTTGAATTATCTGTTCAGAAAAAACTTTCTAACACACCTTATTATGGAATTTTGAGTTTAACATACAGTAAAACTGATTTTACATCTTTAGATGGTATTGAAAGAGACGGAACCTATGATCAGAACTGGATTTTCAATATAAGTGGCGGATATAAGATTGATAAATACTGGGAAGTAAGTACAAAATTCCGATTCGCATCCGGACGACCTTATACACCATTTCAATTTGATGGCAGCCAGTTAGTTTACGATTATAACAGCAGAAGATTAAAGTCTGCACACAGTCTTGACATACGAGTTGATAAGAGATGGTTTTTTAGTGGTTGGACATTGATAACCTATGTTGATATTCAGAATATATACAACAGAAAAAATCCGGGCGGAATTCGTTGGGACAGACGAGAACAAAGAGTTGATGAAACTTCTGCTATAGGAATACTACCGTCAATTGGAATCAGTGCGGAGTTCTAA
- a CDS encoding ATP-binding protein, with protein sequence MNKSKNTIKSNELSDNFNLSHLSIYTNQLKQVLPTIPDELEDVFWWSGVKYGKDTFSIFSNNIRKVTGYNSEQIQALPEGFKSLVIREDIPSYNKAYDTLSPLRKSNFFEHIYRIKSKDNKTLWLKEKVVQYKNLNGVLFLKASVLDITNFKEREEQLLKSIEEKQNKIFTRDNFLSVLSHDLRAPFSSILGFTEVLMSDPNLNENDRNEYLNFIHDSASNQLQLINYLLDWSNMQIGRLNPAPQRVQAQSIVFNCVSNLTGNAIRKNIEIKTNVPESIYIEADERLILQALTNLVSNAIKFSHEGNSVLISVDRFNKEMVEFVVIDEGIGIPESNQYKIFKFEKLLSTRGTKGEKGTGLGLSLVREIVERHGGQIWFYSKEGKGSEFHFTVPSAENSILLVENNKEDYFRFERMIKEQFPQFKVLGADNGFEAINFVLRQHPSVIISAHELPLMNGVQFIKSIIRGDKRFNTPVIALINSYNEDVIKSYQEIGVKIILTKPVDPDKLTENISLCIN encoded by the coding sequence ATGAACAAGAGTAAAAATACAATTAAGTCTAATGAACTTTCTGATAATTTTAACCTAAGCCATCTTAGTATTTATACCAATCAACTTAAGCAGGTGCTTCCTACAATTCCAGATGAACTTGAGGATGTTTTTTGGTGGAGCGGAGTAAAATATGGTAAAGACACATTCAGTATTTTTTCAAATAACATCAGAAAAGTTACCGGTTATAACAGTGAACAAATTCAGGCATTGCCCGAAGGATTTAAATCTTTAGTTATAAGAGAAGATATTCCTTCATATAATAAAGCTTACGATACGCTTTCTCCTTTAAGAAAATCAAATTTCTTCGAACACATTTACAGAATAAAAAGTAAAGACAATAAAACACTTTGGCTGAAAGAAAAAGTAGTTCAATATAAAAATTTGAATGGAGTTCTGTTTCTCAAAGCATCTGTCTTAGATATCACCAACTTTAAGGAAAGAGAAGAACAGCTGTTAAAATCGATAGAAGAAAAACAAAATAAAATTTTTACTCGGGATAATTTTCTTTCCGTACTTTCACACGATTTGCGGGCACCATTTTCAAGCATACTGGGATTTACAGAAGTATTGATGAGCGATCCGAACCTGAATGAAAATGATAGAAATGAATATCTGAATTTTATTCACGACTCTGCTTCTAATCAGCTTCAACTGATAAATTATCTTCTCGATTGGTCAAATATGCAAATCGGAAGATTGAATCCTGCACCACAAAGAGTTCAGGCACAGTCAATAGTTTTTAATTGTGTTTCAAATCTTACCGGAAATGCAATTAGAAAAAATATAGAAATTAAAACTAATGTCCCCGAATCAATTTATATTGAAGCTGATGAAAGACTAATTCTACAAGCATTGACTAATCTAGTAAGTAATGCAATCAAGTTTTCTCACGAAGGGAATTCAGTTTTAATTAGCGTTGACAGATTTAACAAGGAAATGGTTGAGTTTGTAGTAATTGACGAAGGCATCGGAATTCCTGAGTCCAATCAATATAAAATTTTTAAGTTCGAAAAATTACTTTCTACACGCGGAACAAAAGGCGAAAAGGGTACGGGTTTAGGTTTGTCTTTAGTTCGTGAAATTGTTGAAAGACACGGCGGACAGATTTGGTTTTATTCAAAAGAAGGAAAAGGAAGTGAATTCCATTTTACTGTTCCGAGTGCTGAGAACAGTATCTTACTTGTTGAAAATAATAAAGAGGATTACTTCAGATTTGAAAGGATGATTAAAGAGCAGTTTCCTCAGTTTAAAGTACTTGGTGCTGATAATGGTTTTGAAGCAATAAATTTTGTTCTGAGACAACATCCTTCTGTTATTATTTCTGCTCACGAGCTTCCGCTTATGAATGGAGTGCAGTTTATTAAATCCATAATCCGTGGCGACAAAAGATTTAATACTCCTGTAATAGCACTAATAAATTCTTATAATGAAGATGTTATTAAATCTTATCAGGAAATTGGTGTTAAAATTATACTCACAAAACCGGTTGATCCTGATAAGCTCACAGAAAATATTTCTTTGTGTATAAATTAA